GAGATGGTGATGCCGGGCGACAACGTGCAGATGACGGTGGAGCTGATCACGCCCATCGCCATGGAGAAGGAGCTGCGCTTCGCCATCCGCGAGGGCGGCCGCACCGTGGGCGCCGGCGTCGTCACCGAGATCATCGACTGACCGCGGTTTCGTAACGAAGGTGCGGCGGGGGGACCGCTCCCCGCCGCCTGCCGTCTGAGAACGGTACAGATACAGGAGCTGGAGCCATGCGCGACAAGGTCATCCTCGCCTGCACCGAGTGCAAGGAGAGGAACTACCACCTGACCAAGAACAAGCGGAAGCACCCCGAGCGGCTGGAGTACAGCAAGTACTGCCCGCGGTGCAACAAGCACCAGCCGCACCGCGAGACCAAGTAAGGTCCTCGCGCGGCCGCGCCCGCCGGAGCTTCCGGCGGCGCGGCGCCCGGTGCTCACCCAACGCAACCGCTACTTCCGGCCTCGCAAGGGAATGGCAGAGACGACCCGTACCACCGTGCTGGACTTCTTCGGCGAAGTCGGCGAGCAGATCCGCAAGGTGACCTGGCCGGACCGCGACCAGCTGCTGAACTCCACCGGCGTGATCGTGGTGTTCGTGATCGCGGTGGCGCTCATCATCTTCGGGATGGACCGCATCATCATGGCCATCCTGAACCTGGTCACCTCGCTCTTCACGGGGTGATGGGGATGGGCGACGCCAGGTGGTACGCGATCCAGAGCTACTCGGGGCACGAGAACAAGGTCCAGCGGCTGATCCAGCGCCGGATCGACGAGGAGCCGGGCGAGGCGGAGCAGAAGCAGATCCAGGAAGTGCTGGTGCCCACCCAGGAGCAGGTGGAGCTGCGCAACGGGAAGCGGGTGACGGTGACCCGCAAGCTGTATCCCGGCTACGTGCTGGTGAAGATGGTGTACAACCAGCGCACCGCGCACACCATCTCGGCCATCCAGGGGGTGCTGAAGTTCCTGGGCTCGGGCTCCGAGCCCCAGCCGCTGACCGACGACGAGCTGGCCAAGATCTTCGGGCAGGAGACCGAGGCCCCGGTGGCCGAGGAGCCGCAGATCCTGATCCCCTTCACCAGCGGGCAGGTGGTGGAGGTGACCGACGGGCCGTTCAAGGAGTTCAGCGGCACGGTGCAGGAGATCGACCACGACAAGGGGAAGGTGAAGGTGGAGGTCAGCCTCTTCGGGCGCCCCACCTCCATCGAGCTCGACTACACCCAGCTCCGCGGGTTCTGACCGTCTGACACGGTCGGCCGCGGACTTCAAGGACCGAGGGTCGCGACATGGCGAAGAAGGTTACCGGTTTCATCAAGCTCCAGGTTCCGGCCGGGGCGGCCAACCCGGCGCCCCCCGTGGGCCCCGCGCTGGGCCAGCACGGCGTGAACATCATGGAGTTCTGCAAGCAGTTCAACGCGCGGACGCAGGGCCAGCCGGGGATGATCATCCCGGTGGAG
This genomic interval from Longimicrobium sp. contains the following:
- the tuf gene encoding elongation factor Tu (EF-Tu; promotes GTP-dependent binding of aminoacyl-tRNA to the A-site of ribosomes during protein biosynthesis; when the tRNA anticodon matches the mRNA codon, GTP hydrolysis results; the inactive EF-Tu-GDP leaves the ribosome and release of GDP is promoted by elongation factor Ts; many prokaryotes have two copies of the gene encoding EF-Tu): EMVMPGDNVQMTVELITPIAMEKELRFAIREGGRTVGAGVVTEIID
- the rpmG gene encoding 50S ribosomal protein L33, which codes for MRDKVILACTECKERNYHLTKNKRKHPERLEYSKYCPRCNKHQPHRETK
- the secE gene encoding preprotein translocase subunit SecE; this encodes MAETTRTTVLDFFGEVGEQIRKVTWPDRDQLLNSTGVIVVFVIAVALIIFGMDRIIMAILNLVTSLFTG
- the nusG gene encoding transcription termination/antitermination protein NusG encodes the protein MGDARWYAIQSYSGHENKVQRLIQRRIDEEPGEAEQKQIQEVLVPTQEQVELRNGKRVTVTRKLYPGYVLVKMVYNQRTAHTISAIQGVLKFLGSGSEPQPLTDDELAKIFGQETEAPVAEEPQILIPFTSGQVVEVTDGPFKEFSGTVQEIDHDKGKVKVEVSLFGRPTSIELDYTQLRGF